In a single window of the Rhizobiaceae bacterium genome:
- the pbpC gene encoding penicillin-binding protein 1C: MGLAITATVVAGGWAAFEWADRTYPPPLPERLDISTEVRDRDGELLRAFATLDGRWRLNTTTEQVDRKLVDMLIAYEDKRFYDHGGVDVLALLRASIQFALNGRIVSGGSTLSMQVARLIEPRQSRSLWAKARQLFRAVQIERRLTKHEILERYLTLAPYGGNLESVRAASLAYFGKEPKRLTVSEAALLVSLPQLPERRRPDRNPDNARIARDRVLARMVSAGLIDEREASRAGNEPLPRKRLALPSLAPHVAETALRNAPSSATHQTTLSLPVQQNLESVAREAARRLGPRISVAMILADASNGEILAEVGSSDFFDASRYGWIDMTKVVRSPGSTLKPFIYGLAFEQGLIGQETMIEDRPSDFAGYRPRNFDMAYQGDVTIRKALQLSLNVPSVKLLDAIGPARLVGRFRQSGIVPILPRNEPPGLAIALGGVGLTLRDLVQLYTGLSNRGQVRALHDGTEKQPPVDPAQYLLDRRANWQVADVLSGVVPPEGAARRGLAYKTGTSYGYRDAWSVGFDGRYVLGVWTGRADGQPVPGISGYASAAPILFEAFERSGLPAVPLAAAPPGALRQTADQLPVTQRRFGTDGGLTVTAATEPAPRIVFPPDGAHVSLGDPPEEPQPVVLKMQGGRAPFRWLANGKPVSAPDRRRDSTWEPDGRGYSTLTVIDAVGRASSIRIFVE, translated from the coding sequence ATCGGCCTCGCAATCACGGCCACGGTTGTCGCTGGCGGCTGGGCGGCATTTGAATGGGCGGATCGAACCTATCCGCCGCCGCTGCCCGAACGGCTCGACATATCCACCGAGGTCCGCGACCGCGACGGGGAGTTGCTGCGCGCCTTCGCGACGCTCGATGGCCGCTGGCGGCTCAACACAACCACGGAGCAGGTGGACCGCAAGCTGGTCGACATGCTGATCGCCTATGAGGACAAGCGCTTTTATGACCATGGCGGGGTCGATGTGCTGGCGCTGCTGCGCGCCTCAATACAGTTTGCCCTCAATGGCCGCATCGTTTCGGGAGGCTCGACGCTCTCTATGCAGGTCGCGCGGCTGATCGAGCCCCGCCAGAGCCGCAGCCTATGGGCGAAGGCAAGGCAGCTTTTTCGCGCGGTGCAGATCGAGCGGCGGCTTACCAAGCATGAAATCCTCGAACGCTACCTGACGCTTGCGCCCTATGGCGGAAATCTCGAAAGCGTGCGCGCCGCCTCGCTCGCCTATTTCGGCAAGGAACCGAAACGTCTCACCGTTTCGGAGGCCGCGCTGCTCGTCTCGCTTCCGCAATTGCCCGAACGCCGACGTCCCGACCGCAACCCGGACAACGCCCGTATCGCGCGAGATCGCGTGCTGGCGCGCATGGTCAGCGCGGGACTGATCGACGAAAGGGAGGCATCGCGGGCGGGGAACGAACCCCTGCCCCGAAAGCGACTCGCGCTGCCGTCGCTCGCGCCTCATGTGGCGGAAACCGCGTTGCGCAATGCGCCTTCCAGTGCGACCCATCAAACGACCCTTAGCTTGCCTGTGCAGCAGAACCTCGAATCCGTAGCGCGCGAGGCGGCGCGCAGGCTCGGTCCTCGCATTTCGGTTGCTATGATCCTTGCCGATGCTTCCAACGGCGAAATCCTGGCTGAGGTCGGGTCGTCCGATTTCTTCGACGCAAGCCGCTACGGCTGGATCGACATGACGAAGGTCGTGCGCTCTCCCGGTTCGACGCTCAAGCCGTTCATCTATGGACTCGCATTCGAACAGGGCCTGATCGGGCAGGAAACGATGATCGAGGATCGCCCATCCGACTTCGCCGGCTACAGGCCGAGAAATTTCGACATGGCCTATCAGGGCGACGTGACAATTCGCAAAGCCTTGCAGCTCTCGCTCAATGTGCCGTCCGTCAAGCTGCTCGACGCAATCGGCCCGGCGCGGCTGGTCGGTCGCTTCCGGCAATCCGGCATAGTTCCGATATTGCCGCGAAACGAGCCGCCGGGGCTGGCCATCGCGCTTGGCGGCGTCGGCCTGACCCTGCGCGATCTGGTGCAGCTATACACCGGCCTTTCAAATCGCGGGCAGGTTCGCGCATTGCATGATGGAACGGAAAAGCAGCCGCCGGTCGACCCTGCGCAATATCTGCTCGACCGCCGTGCAAACTGGCAAGTTGCCGATGTACTGTCGGGCGTGGTGCCGCCGGAAGGCGCAGCGCGGCGCGGCCTCGCCTACAAGACCGGGACATCCTACGGATATCGCGATGCATGGTCGGTCGGTTTCGATGGACGCTACGTGCTTGGCGTCTGGACGGGACGCGCCGACGGCCAGCCTGTGCCCGGCATCTCCGGCTATGCCTCTGCCGCACCCATCCTGTTCGAGGCATTCGAGCGCTCCGGCCTTCCGGCCGTGCCCCTTGCCGCTGCACCGCCCGGTGCGCTCCGCCAGACGGCGGACCAGTTGCCCGTCACGCAGCGCCGGTTCGGAACCGATGGCGGCCTGACCGTGACCGCCGCGACCGAACCCGCACCGCGCATCGTCTTTCCGCCGGATGGCGCACATGTTTCGCTCGGCGACCCCCCGGAAGAGCCGCAACCTGTCGTGCTCAAGATGCAAGGCGGGCGCGCGCCGTTCCGTTGGCTCGCGAACGGCAAGCCGGTTTCCGCTCCCGACCGGCGACGCGACTCCACCTGGGAGCCGGATGGACGGGGCTACTCCACACTCACCGTTATCGACGCTGTGGGGCGCGCCTCAAGCATCCGCATTTTCGTGGAATAG
- a CDS encoding SLC13 family permease, producing MTIAQWLSIAVIVLMMAAFIWGKYRYDLVAAGALLVSLALGVVPLEDAFTGFSNDIVIIVGSALIVSAGVARSGIMELAIQRWAPDVTSVRAQLALLVIAVTVMSAFVKNIGALAIMVPIAFQFARRSNISPSVFLMPMAFGSLLGGLMTLIGTSPNIVVSGIRKEMTGAPFTMFDFTPVGAILAIVGIVFLVLFWWLVPIRHRKGAGIQEAIEIENYIAEARVLSNSAVAGKTVGDLLNMAQGDTRVTSIMRDEDLRIAPLPDAILKEGDILLIEGDHEALDRLVARSKLSLTGERQAQSNGGELGAIEAVVAEGSPLIGWSAQRLSLFDRYNVNLLAVSRRGERLSERLGHVTLRLGDVVVLQGDRARLPELLRDFGLLPLAERSVKLGSARNGLVPLLILVAAMGATALGLVPVGIAFFTAAVAMVLFKVIPGREVYWAMDGPILIMLATLIPVSDSLRKTGATEVIAGWLAEVGTSLPPYGSLALIMIVAMAITPFLNNAATVLVMAPIAASFATSLNFRPEAFLMAVAIGAGCDFLTPIGHQCNTLVMAPGGYRFSDYPRLGLPLSIIVILVGVPALMFVWPLR from the coding sequence ATGACCATCGCGCAATGGCTCTCCATCGCCGTCATTGTTCTGATGATGGCCGCCTTCATCTGGGGCAAATATCGCTATGATCTTGTCGCAGCAGGCGCTCTTCTGGTCTCGCTGGCGTTGGGCGTTGTGCCATTGGAGGACGCGTTCACCGGGTTTTCCAACGATATCGTCATCATCGTCGGTTCTGCGTTGATCGTCAGCGCGGGCGTTGCTCGATCGGGGATCATGGAACTGGCGATTCAGCGCTGGGCGCCGGATGTGACTTCGGTGCGGGCGCAGCTTGCGCTGCTGGTGATCGCCGTCACTGTCATGTCGGCTTTCGTCAAGAACATTGGCGCGCTGGCGATCATGGTACCCATCGCCTTTCAGTTTGCGCGCAGATCGAACATCTCACCTTCCGTGTTTTTGATGCCCATGGCGTTCGGTTCGCTGCTCGGGGGATTGATGACGCTTATCGGCACCTCACCGAACATTGTCGTTTCCGGAATCAGGAAGGAGATGACGGGTGCGCCTTTCACGATGTTCGATTTCACGCCTGTCGGCGCAATCCTCGCAATTGTCGGCATTGTTTTTCTTGTGCTGTTCTGGTGGCTTGTGCCGATCCGTCACCGCAAGGGTGCCGGCATTCAGGAAGCAATCGAAATCGAGAACTACATCGCGGAAGCCCGCGTGCTTTCGAACTCTGCCGTCGCCGGCAAGACGGTGGGCGACCTGCTGAACATGGCGCAGGGCGATACCCGGGTGACTTCGATTATGCGCGACGAAGATCTGCGCATTGCTCCGCTCCCTGACGCAATCCTGAAAGAAGGAGACATTCTCCTCATTGAGGGCGACCATGAAGCGCTTGATCGACTGGTGGCGCGTTCCAAATTGAGCCTCACCGGGGAACGGCAGGCTCAAAGCAATGGCGGAGAACTGGGAGCTATCGAGGCGGTCGTGGCAGAAGGCTCCCCGTTGATCGGATGGTCCGCACAGAGGCTGAGCCTTTTCGACCGATACAATGTGAACCTGCTGGCGGTCAGCCGCCGGGGCGAAAGATTGTCCGAGCGCCTTGGCCATGTGACGCTTCGATTGGGGGACGTGGTCGTGCTTCAGGGCGACCGCGCGCGATTGCCGGAACTGTTGCGCGACTTCGGATTGCTTCCGCTGGCAGAACGGTCGGTGAAGCTGGGCAGCGCCCGAAACGGGCTGGTCCCCCTGCTGATCCTTGTCGCGGCTATGGGGGCGACGGCGCTTGGGCTCGTTCCCGTAGGTATCGCGTTCTTCACCGCGGCTGTCGCGATGGTGTTGTTCAAGGTCATCCCCGGCCGGGAAGTGTATTGGGCGATGGACGGTCCTATCCTCATCATGCTCGCAACACTCATTCCCGTCAGCGACTCGCTTCGCAAAACAGGTGCGACCGAGGTGATCGCGGGATGGCTTGCCGAAGTGGGCACAAGCCTGCCTCCCTATGGGTCGCTTGCGCTCATCATGATCGTAGCAATGGCCATCACGCCGTTTCTCAACAATGCGGCGACGGTGCTCGTGATGGCGCCTATTGCGGCGTCATTTGCAACGAGCTTGAACTTCAGGCCGGAGGCCTTCCTGATGGCGGTGGCGATAGGCGCGGGCTGCGATTTCCTGACGCCGATTGGACACCAGTGCAACACGCTGGTCATGGCCCCGGGCGGCTACAGGTTCAGCGACTATCCACGTCTCGGCCTGCCGCTCTCGATCATTGTGATCCTCGTGGGAGTGCCCGCCTTGATGTTCGTCTGGCCGCTGAGGTAA